The Gracilimonas sediminicola sequence TCAACAGTTACTCGGAAACTTAAAATACCCAAAGCAACATTGGACCCCTTAAAGATAGAAAAAGCTTTTGGTCGGTTAACGACAGAAATTAAGCGCGCAGGTTCTGAACGTGTTCAGCTTTTTCTTATCTACGAGTTCATGAATGCCTTGAAAGGTGACTATCAGACCTTTGACAGCTACCTGATTCAATTATTCGCCCTATTTCCTGCTCTTGAGCATCCATTACTATTCACAGGATTGCACCCGGCTGAATTAGAGGAAATCATTTCAACCTGTGAAGAGGTGATTGGAGCCATTCCGGAACTGAAAGGCAATGAAATTGATCACAAGATTAACCTTTTAAAAACAGGGTTACACCACATTTATGACTGGCTTGGGGTTAGTCATATTGAAAAAGATAACAGGCTTCCTTCTCTTTCGGGTTTGTCAAAAAAAGGGAATGACAAGACTTACGGAGAAGTATTTATTCCGGTAGTTGAAACCTCAGGAATGGCTGAAGCAAAAGGACGTCTTAGAAAACTCAGGGTTGATGTGGTCGGAAAATCAAAGAAAAAGAAATTTGAGCTTCGTCCCGTGTTTGGTGTGATTGGGGCAAATGCAGGAAATTTAGGTGATAAGCCGGCGAAAGCAGCCGGTAAGCTGTTGGTCGAGAGTGTTAACACTAAAAACTATTGGAGCGGAACGGCCAGTTTTGAACTAAGTCACACCTGGCACGCAGGGAATTCAGCAAATCTGGCGTTGGGTGGATTATTCTATTGTGAGATGCTGAAAGCAGAAAACCGGCGGGAATATTTTCAGCTTAATCCGGGAATTGCCATAACCGGAGATATAAATGAGTTGGGGCAAGTATTGCCCGTTGATGAGGAATCCCTGAAACAAAAAGCCGAAGCTGCTTTTTTTTCGTGGGCCCAGGTACTGGTGGTTCCGGTACAGCAGCTGGAAACGGTACTGGAATTAGTGGACGATTTACAGAAAGAATATCCGAGCAGAGATGTGGTGGTGAAAGGAATCGGAGAGCTTAGGGAGCTTTTTTATGACCGAAGGGTCACACTTCATAAACAGATATCAATTATAGAACACACGGCTAAAAAGGTTTGGATGAAAAGAAATAGTACACTAGCCGTATTTGTGGTTCTGGTACTGCTTGGAGTGATTGGAAAGTTAATTTATGGTCCATTAGATAAGAACCCAACAGCCGTACAGTTTGATGGAAACGTAATGAAGATTATGAATGATGCCGGAGTTCAACTGATAGAAATAGAAATCGGCGATTACTCGGTTTACTTTGAACATTATCTGCCATCTGATCGGGAGAACATCGTGAGTCTGATTGATGCAAACGGGGATGGGCAGAATGAAATCCTGTGGACGAGTTATCACGGACCGGGATTTGGAAGACAAAAGTTAGTGCTGGGAACGGTTGATGGAGATACACTGTGGACTTTTGAACACTCTGAAACATTTGATTACGAATTTCACCCATACACAAATACGGGCAAGCAATTTATAGAATTAATTCAGGGTGAAGATTTAGATCAGGATGGTGTAGAAGAGGTTATTATTTCTACTCGCCATGTAGATTACTTCCCTTCTTTTTTGTTGGTTTTAGATTCAGAAACCGGAAGAATTAAAAAGAAATATTTGCATGCCGGATCCATCCATGAAGTGCTGGTGAAGAATGTTGATGAGGACATTGAACAAGAGCTTATTATTGGTGGGTTAAATAATTCACTCAAAAAAGCATTTGTCAGTATTTTGGACTACGATTACATATTTGGACAGGGAGCATCTACAGAGCGATATAAAACCAAAGGCTATAAAAACGCAGTGGAAATGCTGTATGTATTATTTCCTAAAACATTGCCTGTTGAAACCAGTGGAGGGCGAAGGGGGTTTGAGACGGATTTATACCATATATCTGAAACAGGTGATAATGGGTTGAGAGTCGCAATCGCTGAAACCCATCATTTGAATAATAAAAGAACAGAGAATAATGCGCAGGTATTCTATTTATTTGATGAATCTTTTAAAGTTAGTAGTGTTGGCAGCACTGATATTTATGATGCGTATGCCCGAGATATTTATGAAAGCGGACAAACGGATATCCTTGCTGATGGCAAGTACCTGGAATCCTTCAAAGACTCCCTTCTCTACTGGAACGGCGAAAGCTTCCAATATGAGCCTACTATAAATAAAGAATACCTGCGAGCGATCGGGGAATTAGAAGAGTAAGAACTGACTTTCTTTGATGCTTGAAGCCGAACTTTGTAAAAAGTTCGGCTTTTTTTCTGCGGGAGATTCAATAGGCAATGATGCACTAACTAATGTGGTAATTGGGGAAATTATGTCTATTAAATACTTTTTAAGCTTCTTTCTAGCATTATTGCTTTCATTTAGTGCTTACTCTCAATCTTTATATCAACTAGATCCAGAAACGGGAGTATACCTTCGGGAACTGACGTTGATAGATGAAACAACAGGATTTTTAGTCGGGAATAGCGGGACAATGAAAATAACAAAAGATGCAGGAAGTAACTGGGAGCCTGTAAATTCACCTACTTCAGGCACTATTTGGGGGTCTTATTTTATTAACGATCAGATAGGATGGATAACGGGTGATAATGGGTATTACGCTAAAACAAGCGATGGTGGGAACACTTGGTCTCAATTAATTATTACCAGTGACAGTAACGAGCGCATAACAGACATAAAGTTTTTTGATGAAAATAAAGGGTATGCTTCAGGGTCTGATGGGCATTTATTTTTCACAAATGATGGTGGGGAGACTTGGAACGAACGGTATTATGAAGCAAGCCTTTCGCCTATTTTTTTCAACTCTGTTTATATAAAATCGATCAACGAAGTATTTACAGGGGCTGCCAATTCAAGAATTTTTCGAACAACTGATGGGGGTGTTTCTTGGGCTGAGGTTAATTATGTGTCAGGAGGTGAAGGAATCAACAATTTCTATTTCATCGGGAATACCGGATATGCGGCCGGAGGTGAAGGACTAATACTTAAAACAACTAATGGTGGTAGTTCATGGTCCGACATTTCATATCCTACAGATTCTGATCTCAGAGGGGTTTATTTCACAGATGCAAATGTGGGATATATATCTGGAAACGATGGTATACTATTAAAAACAACAAATGGCGGTTCCAGTTGGTCAGTCATAGATTTGGGTACAACAAATACTCTATATTTTTTAACAGGAATTAATTCGAATATCTATACGGGTGGGGCTTCAGGCACCCTATTCTCTACAGTAGAGCCTGAGACTGTAGACATAACCTCAATTTCTGAAGCAAGATCATTGGCAGATAATTCTGTTGTTGGCACAGAAGGGGTGGTGACAAGGGTTCAGGGGAGCTATGCCAGAATTCAGGATGAAACAGCTGGAATTGCAATTTTCAATGAAAGCGGAGCTTTTCGTGATGCTATTACAAATGGACAAATTCAGAAGGGTGATTCACTAAGGATCATAGGGTTACTTCAAAACAACAAGGGACTGGCTGAAATAGCAGGAGAATTGGAGTTTGAAGTCTTATCAAGCGGAAATGATTTGCCTATTGCCCAAGAGGTCACTTTAAATGAGTTGGGGCAAAATAGTGAGGAACTTGAAAGCAAAGTTATTCGTCTTACAGGGATTGGAATTATAGAAACAGATGATCTCCTGTTTAACGAAAATGTATTCTATTCATCAACAGATAAATTTGGTGGAGTATCAGATGTTAAGATATATGTGGATGCCGAGGAATCCGTGGATATTATTGGTTCAACGATTCCTGATCATGCGTTTACCTATACGGGAATTTTGAGTCAGTACGATACAACAGACAATAATGTCGGAGGATACCGACTTATACCGATTGAAGGTTCAGATATAGTTGAAGATACAGAACCTGCAACGGTAACTATTTCTTTTCCAGAATCCATATCAGATACGGTTGGAGCTGACATTGAAATTCCGGTTACATTGGAGTTTGATAAAGCTGCCACATTCGAATCGTTCGAATTCAGCTTGTTATATAACCCTCAGGTCATGGATATATACGAACTCTCAATGGACAGCTCGGTGATTGCTGACTTTGATACGATGGGTAACCGAAATCAAACCGGGAGTATTTTTTTTACAGGAGCAGGTTCAGAAGAAGTCTTTAATCCAGGGAACTTATTAACCTTAAAAGTAAAGTTGTTAGAACCTGGAGCTTCTGACCTCAGCTGGAATAGCTTATTTTTTAACGAGGGAGAACCGGTAGCAAATCCGGTAAATGGTACCGTTGAAGTAATGGATATTCCAAGAAAATGCGGGGATGTTACCAACGACGGCCAGGTAACCAACGAAGATGCCACCTGGATTCTGCGGCATGGGGTGCGGTTGACGCCACAATTTCCTTTAGCTAATGAAGATTCCGTTTATGCTGATGTGACCGCTAATGGTTGGATTTCTTCCTATGATGCCGCCCAGATTTTGAAAGATGTGGTACAGCTGGACCGTATTTTCAATTGTGCCGGGATAGCTTCAAAACAAGCTGAACCACTGATTGCTGATTGGAACTGGCGCATAGTAGAACAGGAAAACGAGGTAACGATTCCACTTGAAATTGACATTTCAGCCGGTATGCTTGAGTCGGTAGACCTGGAAGTGAACATTCCACATGGATACACATTTGAAGGGTTTAAAAACAAACAATCCGGATGGATGAACGCCATCAATCAAAGAGCTGGAAAGTTATATATCTCTATGATTGGCCTGGGTGAAGAAGAGAGAGCACAGCTTGGTGAATTGATATTTTCGGGAGATGGTTCGGTGTCTGATTTTACCGCAACCAGTAATTTAAACGAAGTGATAGCTTCTCAAATAGCCCCAACTAGTAGTTCTGAATTACCGGCTGAGTTTAAACTCTATCAAAACTACCCGAATCCCTTTAATCCAAAAACAACCATTCGATATGCCTTACCTGAACAGGGATTAGTGCAGCTGACCATTTATAATGCTTTAGGGCAGGAAGTAGCGCAGCTCGTAAATGAGATGAAGCCAACGGGGACTTATTCTGTGGTTTGGAATGCCGGTGATATGGCTAGTGGGGTGTATGTCTATAAAATTACTCTTGGGAATGCAGAGTTAACAAGAAAATTAATGCTAATTAAGTGAGTTCAAAATGAAAAAGATAATAGGAATAATTCTATTCACACTTACATTTATTAGCCATTTATATGGATTTCAGAGCGATCCAGAAAAGCTGGTTGGAGAAAACCTTATTAAAGGTTTTACAGAGCTTGCAAACCTAAGGGGGGGGACAAGAAATGATTATAATGGTCTTCAAGAATCATATTTAAATAAAAAAAAGGATCTCATGAGAATGACTGCCTCAATCCCTGTAGAGTATGGAATAGGAGGTAGCATATCTATGTATATTGATCTGAATGACTATTACTCATCATATAACACTGAAAACCCATTAACTTTGGAGGGTTCATTAGGATGGATAACGGTATGGGTTGATGCAAGGGTAAGTTTATCCGTTGGTGTAGAGGTCCCCTTAGGAATTGGTCTATCGCAGGTAGAATTTGATGAAGGTAATGAAGATGCAAAAAGGCCAATGACAATAGGAACAATTTCAGGTACAATTCCCTTCTTACAAATTAATAGTTTTGATATTAATCTGAGAGAAAACTCGGCTGAGTTGTTCAATGTTGAGACTAATCCAGTAACTGAAATATCGCTTGAAGCGTTAAGTTTAAATGGAAATGTTCAAAGATTTGAAATTAAAAAGAATGTACTAGATGAGATAATTGGTACTGCAATTTTATCCTCTGCAAATAATCAAACTAATATCTTAAGTATTCTGCCAACCAATTCTCAACAAGTATTTTTTAACGTATTAAGTAGTTTTTTTGAGTTTGAAGGTTGGAAAATCAAAGTTAAAGATTCGGTATACGAGATTTTTGATCAAGGTAGTTATAGAGAAATAACAACTTCTGATAATGCAACATCACCAGCAGAATATGATGGTTTAATAAATCACGCAAAAGGTGGAATGGATCTTGATAACGATGGAGTACCTGATAATTATTATCCTATTATACCTTATGCTGAATTTCTTTATTGGTTTGGGGGAAACGGAGGATATAAATTTGATATAGATTTCAAGAATACAGGAAATAATACTACAGATTTTGTAGTAAAAGTTGAGTCATTCCCAGATGGTTGGAATGTTGGTGCTGATGATGGAGATAACGTTACATCAAACATTGATAGAAAATTTAAAGTAATAGATGTTCTACCAAATGAATTAGCTTCTGTATATTTTCATATTGTTGTTTTTGGAGGTGCAGCAGAGAGTGGTGAAGTTAAGTTCGGTTTATATAAAGACGATTTATTTAACGAATTATTAGATGAAATAACAATAAAGGTATTTAGAGTAAATACCGTAAATAATGAACAGCCAACAATTGTTTTAGAATCACCTGACCAAGATATTTATTTAAGTGATTCACAAGGAACTATTCCAATAACTTGGACTGATTTAGATAACGATGATAATGCTTTTGTTAACTTAGCATTAGACCCAGATATTGGAGATGATCCTTGGGAAGGAGAGGAAAATCATATTTGGATTGAAACGGGAATTGAAGAAAATAGTGAAATAGATAGTTTTGATTTTGAAACTCTAAACTTAGAAACAGGTGAATATAGCCTCTGGGGAGTGATTTTTGATGGTGTGAATGAGCCGGCATATTCTAAGGCACAAGGGATAGTTACCTTTGCTGACGAATTTGGCAAGTTTTCAATTCATCGCATTAACCAAGTTATAGGAGAATCGAATACTCCCTTCGATTTTGATATTAACTATAAATCATATGTAAATCATAATAGAGATTTACACGATATAAACGTAGTAATTGGTGATAATGCTTACGATCTGGAGTCCGATGAGACTGACATACAAAATGGGATTACATATTCAATTGATGGATTGACTTTCCCGCAGGGTGAATATGAATATTATTTCACTTCTGAATATATGGGTGAGACTATTCGCTATCCTAAGGTTCAAAATTATACTTTTTCAGTTGGACAAAGTGCAGAAGGATACGATGTTGCAATGAGTGGGGCTTCTGGTTTTTCTCCCAGTCTACCTGATTTTGGGAATAATATTAGTGTAGAAGCCTGGGTGAGTAATGAAGGGGTAGAGACCTACGACGAAGTGGAGGTGACAGTTCGGCTTGTAAACCCGAATGGCACCACCGAAGATACTGATGCAGGGACAATTAGTAATTTACAACCTACCTATAATGAAAGTATTGATTTAAGTCTTACCATGCCATCAAATGGGTCTGATGGAACCTACCGGATTATATATACCGCTGATGGTGGGCTTGATGAAAATATTGATAATAACGTTTTTACAAAATCTTTTTACCTGGGGGAACTTTTGGGAACAGAAAGTTACAGGGCAAAGAGTGATGAAGTTATCTATGATCAGGGGGATACATTTTCGATAAATGGGCATTCGTTTGAAATAACTTCAGTATCAGATGGCCAGGTGGTTTTTTTAAATAGTGGTGATCATGAAGATTTTTATAATGGGCAGATTGCGATTTATGATGACATT is a genomic window containing:
- a CDS encoding YCF48-related protein, translating into MLEAELCKKFGFFSAGDSIGNDALTNVVIGEIMSIKYFLSFFLALLLSFSAYSQSLYQLDPETGVYLRELTLIDETTGFLVGNSGTMKITKDAGSNWEPVNSPTSGTIWGSYFINDQIGWITGDNGYYAKTSDGGNTWSQLIITSDSNERITDIKFFDENKGYASGSDGHLFFTNDGGETWNERYYEASLSPIFFNSVYIKSINEVFTGAANSRIFRTTDGGVSWAEVNYVSGGEGINNFYFIGNTGYAAGGEGLILKTTNGGSSWSDISYPTDSDLRGVYFTDANVGYISGNDGILLKTTNGGSSWSVIDLGTTNTLYFLTGINSNIYTGGASGTLFSTVEPETVDITSISEARSLADNSVVGTEGVVTRVQGSYARIQDETAGIAIFNESGAFRDAITNGQIQKGDSLRIIGLLQNNKGLAEIAGELEFEVLSSGNDLPIAQEVTLNELGQNSEELESKVIRLTGIGIIETDDLLFNENVFYSSTDKFGGVSDVKIYVDAEESVDIIGSTIPDHAFTYTGILSQYDTTDNNVGGYRLIPIEGSDIVEDTEPATVTISFPESISDTVGADIEIPVTLEFDKAATFESFEFSLLYNPQVMDIYELSMDSSVIADFDTMGNRNQTGSIFFTGAGSEEVFNPGNLLTLKVKLLEPGASDLSWNSLFFNEGEPVANPVNGTVEVMDIPRKCGDVTNDGQVTNEDATWILRHGVRLTPQFPLANEDSVYADVTANGWISSYDAAQILKDVVQLDRIFNCAGIASKQAEPLIADWNWRIVEQENEVTIPLEIDISAGMLESVDLEVNIPHGYTFEGFKNKQSGWMNAINQRAGKLYISMIGLGEEERAQLGELIFSGDGSVSDFTATSNLNEVIASQIAPTSSSELPAEFKLYQNYPNPFNPKTTIRYALPEQGLVQLTIYNALGQEVAQLVNEMKPTGTYSVVWNAGDMASGVYVYKITLGNAELTRKLMLIK